From Granulicella sp. WH15, the proteins below share one genomic window:
- a CDS encoding FGGY-family carbohydrate kinase, which produces MIPRTTEDNLTPHDLRALVAIDLGAESCRVSLLRWLPEGPEIRLVYRFANEAVPTNGELHWQMSRILTELHSGLRLCAELAPEGIRSIAVDGWAVDYVKLDDNGNAVGEPFSYRDTRTLSAETAMHERISATQMREITGIQISRINTAYQLFADKLAAPELACKHWLNLPEYVLFRLGGRPVSELTNATHTQMVGLDGEWSPEIFEALELEIRCAPSIVPPGTDIGHLRGELAELPAFADTRLIAPCCHDTASAIAAIPDAGKDWAYISSGTWSLVGTLLDAPVNTPESSEANYTNLAGADGRTCFHRNVNGLWLLRQCMEDWTKAGATFTIAELVHAAGQVPTPHHLIDVDDPDLLLQGGMADRINAQLARRHLAQYSTAHEDAPHLASLIFHSLAARYADVLKHIEHMTSKHFEHLYIVGGGSQNALLTRLTSEATGLPIRGTETESSTLGNFAVQLATLERPEASSELTTSLWAKRLRSASRVV; this is translated from the coding sequence GTGATCCCTCGTACAACCGAAGACAACCTAACTCCGCACGACCTCCGCGCCCTTGTCGCTATCGACCTGGGCGCGGAGAGCTGTCGCGTCTCCCTTCTCCGCTGGCTCCCTGAAGGCCCCGAGATTCGCCTGGTCTATCGCTTCGCCAACGAAGCCGTGCCCACCAACGGCGAGCTGCACTGGCAGATGAGCCGCATCCTCACCGAGCTTCACTCCGGCCTCCGGCTCTGCGCCGAGCTTGCTCCCGAGGGCATCCGCTCCATCGCCGTCGATGGCTGGGCCGTCGACTACGTAAAACTCGACGACAACGGCAACGCCGTCGGCGAACCGTTCTCTTACCGCGACACCCGCACCCTCTCCGCCGAGACCGCGATGCACGAGCGCATCTCCGCCACGCAGATGCGCGAGATCACCGGCATCCAGATCAGCCGCATCAACACGGCCTACCAGCTCTTCGCCGACAAGCTGGCCGCGCCGGAGCTGGCTTGCAAGCACTGGCTCAACCTGCCCGAGTACGTCCTCTTTCGTCTCGGCGGTCGCCCCGTCTCCGAGCTGACCAACGCCACCCACACCCAGATGGTCGGGCTGGACGGCGAGTGGTCCCCCGAGATCTTCGAGGCGCTCGAGCTGGAGATCCGCTGCGCCCCGTCCATCGTGCCTCCCGGCACCGACATCGGGCACCTACGCGGCGAGCTTGCCGAGCTTCCCGCCTTCGCCGACACACGCCTCATCGCGCCCTGCTGCCACGACACCGCCTCGGCCATCGCTGCCATCCCCGACGCGGGCAAGGACTGGGCCTACATCAGCTCGGGCACCTGGTCGCTGGTGGGCACGCTGCTCGACGCGCCGGTCAACACCCCCGAGTCCTCCGAAGCCAACTACACCAACCTCGCCGGAGCCGACGGCCGCACCTGCTTCCACCGCAACGTCAACGGCCTCTGGCTGCTGCGTCAGTGCATGGAAGATTGGACCAAGGCCGGAGCGACCTTTACCATCGCCGAGCTGGTCCACGCCGCTGGCCAGGTGCCCACGCCGCACCATCTGATCGACGTAGACGACCCCGATCTGCTGCTACAGGGCGGCATGGCCGACCGCATCAACGCACAGCTTGCGCGTCGCCATTTGGCCCAGTACAGCACAGCTCACGAAGACGCTCCTCATCTGGCCTCGCTCATCTTCCACAGCCTGGCCGCGCGCTACGCCGACGTGCTCAAACACATCGAGCATATGACCAGCAAGCACTTCGAGCACCTCTACATCGTAGGCGGCGGCAGTCAGAACGCTCTGCTCACGCGCCTTACCTCCGAGGCCACGGGGCTACCCATCCGCGGCACCGAAACCGAAAGCTCCACACTCGGCAACTTCGCGGTGCAGTTGGCCACGCTCGAACGGCCCGAAGCCTCGAGCGAACTCACCACCAGCCTGTGGGCAAAGCGTCTCCGCTCCGCAAGCCGAGTCGTATAG